The Burkholderia ambifaria AMMD genome has a segment encoding these proteins:
- a CDS encoding Dabb family protein, with protein MIRHIVMWRVRGDTPAERETASNLVKTKFEALRGRIPGMLHLEVGLDYSRVDYACDVVLVTEFDSRGALEAYACHPEHLRVRNEPGDLRIARFQVDYQAGADLGSDHTAEPLDAKA; from the coding sequence TGATGTGGCGAGTACGTGGAGATACGCCTGCGGAGCGCGAAACCGCGTCGAACCTTGTCAAGACGAAATTCGAGGCATTGCGTGGCCGCATTCCCGGAATGTTGCACCTGGAAGTCGGGCTTGATTACAGCCGGGTCGATTACGCGTGCGATGTGGTTCTCGTGACTGAGTTCGATTCTCGGGGAGCACTGGAAGCCTATGCGTGTCATCCCGAGCATCTGCGAGTGCGAAATGAACCTGGTGACCTGCGGATAGCAAGATTTCAGGTCGACTATCAGGCGGGTGCAGACTTGGGTTCAGACCATACAGCGGAGCCTCTTGATGCAAAAGCGTGA